The following proteins are encoded in a genomic region of Hoeflea phototrophica DFL-43:
- the tsf gene encoding translation elongation factor Ts has protein sequence MSITAAMVKELRDKTGAGMMDCKKALAETSGDMEAAVDWLRAKGIAKADKKSGRTAAEGLIAVASEGNSAVVVEVNSETDFVARNDAFQDLARSVASIALGTDGTVEALGAATMPSTGKSVTESIKDAVAHIGENMNLRRSAKLSVDNGVVSTYVHNAVADGLGKLGVLVAVKSTGNAEAVAAIGRQVAMHIAATNPLALTSDDVDATVADRERNVFIEQARESGKPEAIIEKMVEGRMRKFFEEVALMSQAFVMNPDQSVAEAVKASEADAGAPVEVVGFIRFQLGEGIEKEESDFAAEVAAAVKG, from the coding sequence ATGAGCATTACCGCTGCAATGGTGAAAGAGCTGCGCGACAAGACCGGCGCCGGCATGATGGACTGCAAGAAGGCGCTGGCTGAAACCAGCGGTGACATGGAGGCCGCCGTCGACTGGCTGCGCGCCAAGGGCATTGCCAAGGCTGACAAGAAGTCTGGCCGCACCGCCGCCGAAGGCCTGATTGCTGTGGCGTCCGAAGGCAATTCGGCTGTTGTCGTTGAAGTCAACTCGGAGACAGACTTCGTTGCCCGCAACGACGCCTTCCAGGATTTGGCGCGTTCGGTTGCGTCCATCGCACTGGGCACAGACGGTACCGTCGAAGCCCTAGGTGCGGCGACCATGCCTTCGACCGGCAAGTCGGTTACCGAATCGATCAAGGATGCGGTCGCCCACATCGGCGAGAACATGAACCTGCGTCGTTCGGCCAAGCTTTCGGTCGACAATGGCGTTGTATCAACCTACGTCCACAATGCGGTGGCCGATGGTCTTGGCAAGCTCGGTGTTCTCGTCGCCGTCAAGTCGACCGGCAACGCCGAGGCAGTCGCAGCGATCGGCCGTCAGGTCGCCATGCACATCGCCGCGACCAACCCGCTGGCGTTGACGTCTGATGATGTCGACGCCACCGTCGCCGACCGGGAACGCAACGTGTTCATCGAGCAGGCGCGCGAATCGGGCAAGCCCGAAGCCATCATCGAGAAGATGGTTGAGGGCCGTATGCGCAAGTTCTTTGAAGAAGTCGCGCTGATGTCCCAGGCCTTCGTGATGAACCCCGATCAGAGCGTTGCCGAAGCGGTTAAGGCTTCTGAGGCCGATGCGGGCGCACCCGTTGAAGTCGTTGGTTTCATCCGCTTCCAGCTCGGCGAAGGCATCGAGAAGGAAGAAAGCGATTTCGCAGCCGAGGTTGCGGCGGCCGTTAAGGGCTGA
- the pyrH gene encoding UMP kinase: protein MTSQPLYKRVLLKASGEALMGGQGFGIDVAVADRIAADIAEVRGLGVEVGVVVGGGNIFRGVAVASKGGDRVTGDHMGMLATVINALALATSLRKLGVDTEVLSAISMPEICQSFSQRAALHHLEKGRVVIFAGGTGNPFFTTDSAAALRAAEMGAEAILKGTQVDGIYSADPKKDPNATRFDTLTHDEVLNKGLAVMDIAAVALARENAIPIVVFSIHEKGAFAKIMVGGGRATIVRDH from the coding sequence ATGACTTCCCAACCACTCTACAAACGCGTCCTCCTCAAAGCCTCCGGCGAAGCGCTGATGGGCGGCCAGGGCTTCGGCATCGATGTGGCCGTGGCCGACCGTATTGCGGCCGATATCGCAGAAGTACGTGGGCTCGGCGTCGAGGTCGGAGTCGTGGTCGGCGGCGGCAATATCTTCCGCGGCGTGGCCGTTGCATCAAAGGGTGGCGACCGCGTGACCGGCGACCACATGGGGATGCTGGCCACCGTGATCAACGCGCTGGCTCTTGCCACCTCGCTGCGCAAGCTCGGCGTCGACACGGAGGTGCTTTCAGCAATCTCCATGCCCGAGATCTGCCAGAGCTTTTCGCAGCGCGCGGCGCTCCATCACCTGGAAAAAGGCCGCGTGGTAATCTTTGCCGGTGGCACCGGCAATCCGTTCTTTACCACCGACTCCGCTGCTGCCCTTCGTGCCGCAGAAATGGGCGCGGAAGCCATCCTCAAAGGCACCCAGGTCGACGGGATCTATTCCGCCGATCCGAAAAAGGATCCCAACGCGACACGTTTTGATACGTTGACGCACGATGAGGTGCTGAACAAGGGGCTGGCGGTGATGGATATTGCAGCCGTAGCGCTGGCGCGCGAAAACGCGATCCCCATCGTGGTGTTTTCGATTCATGAAAAGGGCGCATTTGCAAAGATCATGGTCGGCGGTGGCCGAGCCACCATTGTCCGCGATCATTGA
- the frr gene encoding ribosome recycling factor, translating into MSDAADSKELKRRMDGAINAFKSDIASLRTGRASANVLDPVMVEAYGSKVPLNQVANVTVPEPRMLGVSVWDKQMVGAVDRGIREANLGLNPIVDGQNLRIPLPELNEERRKSLVKVSHTYAENARVAIRNVRRDGMDTLKKAEKDGDISQDDSRRESDQVQKMTDEMISEIDRLLVDKEKEIMQV; encoded by the coding sequence ATGAGTGACGCTGCTGACTCAAAAGAACTCAAACGTCGTATGGATGGCGCGATCAACGCGTTCAAGAGCGACATCGCATCTTTGCGCACAGGACGTGCTTCGGCCAATGTTCTTGATCCCGTCATGGTGGAAGCCTACGGCTCCAAGGTGCCGCTCAACCAGGTGGCCAACGTGACCGTGCCCGAGCCTCGCATGCTTGGCGTGTCCGTTTGGGACAAACAGATGGTTGGTGCGGTTGATCGCGGTATCCGCGAAGCCAATCTGGGCCTCAATCCGATTGTCGATGGCCAGAATCTCAGAATTCCGCTGCCGGAACTCAACGAGGAACGACGCAAATCCCTGGTCAAGGTGTCCCACACCTATGCCGAGAATGCCCGCGTGGCGATCCGCAATGTCCGCCGCGATGGCATGGACACGCTGAAGAAGGCCGAGAAGGATGGCGATATAAGCCAGGATGACAGCCGCCGCGAATCGGATCAGGTTCAGAAAATGACTGATGAGATGATCTCGGAAATCGACCGCCTGCTGGTCGATAAGGAAAAGGAAATCATGCAGGTCTAG
- a CDS encoding isoprenyl transferase, with protein MQLDRPSKTPRHVAIIMDGNGRWAGARGLARTAGHRAGVERVREAVRTAHEANIEYLTLFAFSSENWNRPEEEVSDLMGILKYFIRKDLAELHRENVCVKVIGCRQSLKPDIRGLLDEAEDRTRGNTGVTLVIAFNYGSRNELVRATRLIAEAVQAGQLDPCSINEHSLSAFVDTAGIPDPDLVIRTSGEQRLSNFLLWQAAYSEFVFLPCLWPDFDRQAFLNALDEYSRRDRRFGAIPARAERAVGS; from the coding sequence ATGCAGCTTGATCGACCCAGCAAGACGCCAAGGCACGTCGCCATCATCATGGATGGCAATGGCCGGTGGGCGGGTGCGCGTGGATTGGCCCGCACCGCCGGGCACCGGGCAGGGGTCGAACGGGTCCGCGAAGCCGTACGTACCGCGCATGAGGCGAACATCGAATACCTGACGCTGTTCGCGTTTTCGTCGGAAAACTGGAACCGCCCGGAGGAAGAGGTCTCGGACCTCATGGGTATCCTGAAGTACTTCATCCGCAAGGATTTGGCCGAGCTCCATCGCGAGAACGTCTGTGTCAAGGTCATCGGTTGCAGGCAGTCGCTCAAGCCTGATATTCGCGGGCTGCTCGATGAGGCCGAGGACCGGACCCGGGGAAACACCGGTGTCACCCTTGTGATCGCTTTCAACTACGGTTCGCGCAATGAACTGGTGCGTGCCACCCGGCTGATCGCCGAGGCGGTGCAGGCAGGACAGCTCGACCCATGCTCGATCAACGAACATAGCCTCTCGGCCTTCGTCGACACTGCAGGCATTCCCGATCCCGATCTCGTGATCCGCACCAGCGGTGAACAACGCTTGTCGAACTTCCTTTTGTGGCAGGCCGCCTATTCAGAGTTCGTCTTTCTGCCTTGCCTCTGGCCGGACTTTGACCGTCAGGCATTCTTAAATGCTTTGGACGAGTACAGCCGCCGTGACCGCCGTTTTGGGGCGATCCCGGCCAGAGCTGAACGTGCGGTTGGTTCCTGA
- a CDS encoding phosphatidate cytidylyltransferase translates to MSPELRLRIISGVILGILVLATIWAGGLWFRALATLIMVLIHYEFSTIVGAPQKTPLANAIGWLAVLATGVFIMTSLPAMALAAIAIGAAGAAFSGLRSGAGIWSATAVLYAGFSGLALAEIRGEGLFGLFAMLFVIAIVWSTDTLAYFCGRALGGPKLAPRISPGKTWSGAIFGAAAGVAAGIGVALAIRQGGGWMLPLVALALSAASQLGDLFESWVKRRFGAKDSSHLIPGHGGVMDRVDGLVFAAFAAFLIGNVLPLADHASAADELAARLLGL, encoded by the coding sequence ATGTCGCCCGAACTGCGGCTGCGTATCATTTCCGGCGTAATACTTGGGATCTTGGTTCTGGCCACGATCTGGGCCGGTGGGCTCTGGTTCCGAGCTTTGGCGACGCTTATCATGGTTTTGATCCATTACGAATTCTCAACAATCGTCGGAGCGCCGCAGAAAACACCGCTTGCCAATGCGATTGGCTGGCTGGCTGTTCTGGCAACTGGCGTATTCATCATGACTTCGCTTCCCGCCATGGCGCTTGCTGCAATAGCGATCGGTGCCGCCGGCGCCGCCTTCTCCGGTCTCAGAAGTGGGGCAGGGATCTGGTCGGCAACCGCCGTTCTTTATGCAGGCTTTTCCGGGCTGGCACTGGCTGAAATTCGCGGCGAGGGGCTGTTCGGGCTGTTTGCCATGCTGTTCGTGATTGCCATCGTTTGGTCGACTGATACGCTTGCCTATTTCTGCGGCCGTGCACTGGGTGGGCCCAAGCTTGCGCCGCGCATATCGCCTGGCAAGACCTGGTCCGGCGCCATTTTTGGCGCGGCGGCTGGTGTTGCGGCCGGAATAGGGGTGGCACTTGCCATCCGCCAAGGTGGAGGCTGGATGTTGCCGCTGGTCGCCCTTGCCCTGTCAGCAGCGTCGCAACTGGGCGATCTTTTCGAATCTTGGGTCAAGCGCCGTTTTGGCGCCAAGGACTCAAGTCATCTGATTCCCGGCCACGGCGGCGTCATGGATCGGGTCGATGGCCTTGTCTTTGCCGCATTCGCGGCCTTTCTGATCGGGAATGTGCTGCCATTGGCCGATCATGCCAGCGCAGCTGACGAGCTTGCGGCAAGGTTGCTTGGTTTATAA
- the rseP gene encoding RIP metalloprotease RseP encodes MELLTSSAGNILSALPPFLLVLTIVVFFHELGHYLVGRWCGIRAEVFSVGFGRELIGFTDRHGTRWKLSLVPLGGYVKFLGDENATSLPTGGEGPALSEAERAQAFPNAALWRRAATVAAGPIANFILAIAIFAVMFGLNGRMIADPVVAEVQAESAAQAAGILPGDRFVAIDDTPVETFDDVQRYVSVRPGVAITITMDRNGSPVDLTLTPVRTEIADNFGNKMEVGRIGVITNTDAGNFRVREYGPLEAVGEGVAQSWYIVTRTVDYIGNIIIGREKPDQLGGPIRVAKYSKDMSTLGIAALIQLAAVLSVSIGLLNLMPIPMLDGGHLVFYAFEAVRGRPPGEVVQEWAYRFGLTVVLALMLFATWNDVTMLIG; translated from the coding sequence ATGGAATTACTGACATCATCGGCCGGAAACATACTCAGCGCCCTTCCGCCGTTTCTGCTGGTGCTTACCATTGTCGTTTTCTTTCATGAACTGGGGCACTATCTGGTTGGCCGGTGGTGCGGGATCCGGGCGGAGGTGTTCTCTGTCGGATTCGGGCGCGAGCTGATTGGCTTCACCGACCGTCACGGCACGCGGTGGAAATTGTCATTGGTCCCGCTCGGTGGCTATGTGAAATTTCTCGGTGACGAGAATGCGACGAGCCTGCCGACCGGAGGCGAAGGGCCCGCGCTGAGCGAGGCTGAACGTGCGCAAGCCTTTCCAAATGCGGCGCTTTGGCGCCGGGCGGCGACCGTCGCAGCCGGCCCAATCGCCAATTTCATACTGGCCATTGCCATTTTCGCGGTCATGTTCGGTCTCAATGGCCGCATGATCGCCGATCCGGTGGTTGCCGAAGTCCAGGCCGAAAGTGCAGCTCAGGCCGCCGGCATACTGCCCGGTGATCGCTTTGTTGCGATTGACGATACGCCGGTTGAGACCTTTGACGATGTCCAACGCTATGTTTCGGTTCGTCCGGGCGTCGCCATAACGATCACCATGGACCGCAACGGTTCACCCGTGGACCTGACGCTGACTCCGGTGCGCACCGAGATTGCCGACAATTTCGGCAACAAGATGGAAGTGGGTCGGATCGGCGTGATCACCAACACCGATGCAGGCAATTTCCGGGTGCGCGAATATGGCCCGCTGGAGGCCGTCGGGGAGGGCGTTGCCCAGAGTTGGTACATTGTGACCCGCACGGTCGATTACATCGGCAACATCATCATCGGGCGCGAAAAGCCTGATCAGCTTGGTGGACCGATCCGTGTTGCCAAATACTCCAAGGACATGTCCACACTCGGGATTGCTGCCCTGATCCAGCTTGCGGCGGTGCTCTCGGTGTCCATCGGACTCCTCAACCTCATGCCGATCCCCATGCTTGATGGTGGCCATCTGGTGTTTTACGCATTTGAAGCGGTGCGGGGGCGCCCGCCAGGGGAGGTCGTGCAGGAATGGGCCTACAGGTTCGGCCTGACGGTTGTGCTGGCCTTGATGCTGTTTGCCACATGGAATGACGTCACAATGCTGATTGGGTAA
- the bamA gene encoding outer membrane protein assembly factor BamA encodes MKAGSNLLNAVSAIALSAGIVVAGAGVVSFATVTVAEAAVISRVDVRGNSRVDASTVRGNLTITPGAQFNNNDIDESVKRLFSTGLFSDVRISVSGSTLIVEVEENQIINQVVFNGNKKLKDADLKQVVQSRQLGAYNDLSLQADVQAIRDAYSAIGRSDATVTTRLVPVAGGRVNVAFEINEGDRTKIASINFVGNQAFGDGRLADVITTKRSGMLSFLTRKDVYDEDKLRADEELLRRFYYNRGYADFRVISSFAELDETNNEYVVTITVEEGERYVFGDVSIESTVPGIDSDSLKGLIETRSGAVYSAKDVEDTILAISDRVATQGYPFAQITPRGDRDYNNRTISVVYLVDEGTRAYVERIEIRGNTRTRDYVIRREFDLSEGDAFNQVLVRRAKERLEALKFFTSVNISTQPGSQPDRVVLIVDVQDDSTGEFGVGGGFSNSDGFSATVDITERNFLGRGQFIRASVGGGEDSRDYSLSFTEPYFLGYRLAAGFDLFKNTDSSYDGFDIDNQGINLRIGAPITENIYLSTAFRYTQTEYSDVTLTSITSMPERNAVQRAINNGGHDVASLSYTLSYSTLDNRTLPREGVSAYLTQEYAGFGGDSEYIKTTAKANYFHMLSESADMIGQVSVGAGHVTGVGDDNLRVFDHLFVGQKIIRGFDTRGIGPRVFNGTTEVGAAGGTTYFNGTVEVSSPMPLISRDMGLRFNVFADAATLYGNDISAADFGTQTLVGSDMEWRASIGAGVSWASPFGPLRVYYAEPVVKESFDDIKKFGFGASTRF; translated from the coding sequence ATGAAGGCCGGTTCAAATCTTTTGAACGCTGTGTCGGCGATTGCGCTGAGTGCGGGGATTGTAGTGGCAGGTGCGGGCGTTGTTTCGTTCGCCACAGTGACCGTGGCGGAAGCCGCAGTCATCAGCAGGGTTGATGTCCGCGGCAATTCCCGCGTTGACGCATCGACTGTCAGGGGCAACCTGACCATCACCCCGGGCGCTCAGTTCAACAACAACGACATTGATGAATCGGTTAAGCGCTTGTTCTCCACAGGTCTATTCTCCGATGTGCGAATCAGTGTTTCCGGGTCTACCCTGATCGTCGAGGTCGAGGAAAACCAGATCATCAATCAGGTGGTGTTCAACGGCAACAAGAAGCTCAAGGATGCAGACCTTAAGCAGGTGGTGCAGAGCCGTCAGCTCGGTGCCTACAATGATCTGAGCCTCCAGGCCGATGTTCAGGCTATCCGCGATGCCTATTCGGCGATCGGACGCAGCGATGCGACCGTGACCACGCGTCTGGTCCCGGTTGCCGGCGGCCGCGTCAACGTGGCCTTCGAGATCAACGAAGGCGATCGGACCAAGATCGCTTCTATCAATTTTGTGGGCAATCAGGCTTTCGGTGACGGCCGTCTTGCCGATGTCATCACCACCAAGCGCTCGGGCATGCTGTCGTTCCTGACCCGCAAGGATGTCTATGATGAAGACAAGCTGCGTGCGGACGAGGAGCTGCTGCGCCGGTTCTACTACAACCGCGGTTACGCCGACTTCCGGGTCATCTCTTCCTTCGCTGAGCTGGATGAGACGAACAACGAATACGTCGTCACCATCACGGTGGAAGAGGGCGAGCGCTATGTCTTTGGTGACGTAAGCATCGAGAGCACCGTTCCGGGTATCGATTCTGACTCGCTCAAGGGCTTGATTGAAACCCGCTCGGGCGCGGTCTACAGCGCCAAGGATGTGGAAGATACCATTCTGGCGATTTCCGATCGTGTTGCCACCCAGGGCTACCCGTTTGCCCAGATCACCCCACGTGGTGACCGCGATTACAACAATCGCACCATCTCCGTGGTTTACTTGGTTGATGAAGGCACGCGCGCCTATGTTGAGCGTATCGAGATCCGCGGCAACACCCGGACTCGCGACTATGTGATCCGCCGCGAATTTGATTTGTCGGAAGGCGATGCTTTCAACCAGGTTCTGGTTCGCCGTGCAAAAGAGCGTCTGGAAGCTCTCAAGTTCTTCACCTCGGTCAATATTTCCACCCAGCCGGGCTCACAGCCTGACCGTGTGGTTCTGATCGTTGATGTTCAGGATGACTCCACCGGTGAATTCGGAGTTGGCGGCGGCTTCTCCAATTCCGATGGCTTCTCAGCCACGGTTGACATCACGGAACGGAATTTCCTCGGTCGCGGCCAGTTCATCCGGGCTTCGGTAGGCGGTGGTGAGGATTCGCGCGACTACAGTCTCTCCTTCACCGAGCCATACTTCCTTGGCTACCGGCTGGCGGCAGGCTTTGACCTCTTCAAGAATACAGATTCGAGCTATGATGGGTTCGACATCGACAATCAGGGGATTAATCTGCGTATCGGAGCGCCGATCACAGAAAACATCTATCTGTCCACGGCGTTCAGATATACCCAGACAGAGTACTCCGACGTCACCTTGACATCGATTACGTCGATGCCCGAACGCAATGCCGTTCAGCGGGCCATCAACAATGGCGGCCATGATGTTGCATCATTGTCCTATACGCTTTCCTACAGCACGCTGGACAATCGCACCCTGCCACGCGAAGGCGTGTCGGCCTACCTGACTCAGGAATATGCTGGTTTCGGAGGAGATTCCGAGTACATAAAGACCACGGCCAAGGCGAATTATTTCCACATGCTGTCTGAATCCGCCGACATGATCGGTCAGGTTTCTGTTGGCGCCGGGCACGTCACAGGCGTTGGCGACGATAACTTGCGGGTTTTTGACCACCTTTTTGTTGGTCAGAAGATAATTCGCGGCTTTGACACACGCGGTATTGGGCCACGGGTTTTCAATGGCACGACAGAAGTTGGTGCTGCCGGAGGCACGACCTACTTCAACGGCACGGTTGAGGTTTCTTCGCCAATGCCGTTGATTTCGCGTGATATGGGACTGCGGTTCAACGTCTTCGCAGATGCAGCCACGCTTTACGGCAACGATATATCTGCAGCGGATTTCGGCACCCAAACCCTCGTCGGATCCGACATGGAATGGCGGGCATCGATTGGCGCCGGCGTTTCCTGGGCATCTCCCTTCGGACCGTTGCGCGTCTATTATGCTGAGCCTGTGGTCAAGGAAAGCTTCGACGATATCAAGAAGTTTGGATTTGGCGCCTCGACGCGCTTCTAA
- the lpxD gene encoding UDP-3-O-(3-hydroxymyristoyl)glucosamine N-acyltransferase: MDTISFFPPHEGMSLSDLADLCGAELDDPSFAERRVTGVAPLSGAGADEITFANSRKSLPDLKKSRAGAVFVSANNSVHAPEGVAVLVTEAPQTAFALAAAQLVPCSMQPMVLGGETGVVSTGAHVDPDARLEPGVTVAFGAVIGAGSEIGAGTVIAAGAAVGPGCRIGRNCHIGHGVSIQHALIGSGVIIHPGARIGQDGFGYAPGPKGLLKIPQIGRVIIQDDVEIGANTTIDRGALDDTVIGEGTKIDNLVQIGHNVRIGRHCVLVAQVGVAGSATIGNGVMIGGAAGVNGHVTIGDGVQLAAMSGAATDIPAGARWGGQPARPMRGFLRDAADANARAFGKEKRQKGDGKK; this comes from the coding sequence ATGGACACAATCAGCTTTTTTCCGCCGCATGAAGGCATGTCGCTTTCAGATCTTGCTGATCTTTGCGGTGCGGAATTGGATGATCCCTCATTCGCCGAACGGCGGGTGACCGGTGTAGCGCCGCTGTCAGGTGCAGGCGCTGATGAAATTACATTCGCAAATTCACGTAAATCGCTGCCTGATTTGAAAAAATCGCGTGCAGGAGCGGTTTTTGTAAGCGCCAACAACAGTGTGCATGCACCCGAAGGTGTCGCTGTTCTTGTCACTGAAGCGCCTCAGACCGCATTTGCCCTTGCTGCAGCGCAATTGGTTCCGTGCTCGATGCAGCCAATGGTGCTGGGAGGCGAAACCGGTGTTGTAAGCACCGGAGCCCATGTCGATCCTGACGCTCGGCTGGAGCCGGGCGTGACAGTCGCGTTTGGAGCGGTGATCGGCGCCGGATCTGAAATTGGCGCGGGTACCGTCATCGCGGCGGGCGCCGCCGTCGGCCCTGGCTGCCGTATCGGCCGCAACTGCCATATTGGCCATGGTGTATCGATCCAGCATGCCTTGATCGGATCCGGCGTCATCATTCATCCAGGTGCGCGGATCGGTCAGGACGGATTTGGCTACGCGCCTGGTCCCAAGGGATTGCTGAAGATCCCGCAAATTGGCCGCGTGATCATTCAGGATGATGTTGAGATCGGTGCGAACACGACCATCGACAGAGGCGCGCTTGACGATACGGTGATCGGTGAGGGGACCAAGATCGACAATCTGGTTCAAATTGGCCACAATGTGCGCATAGGCCGACATTGCGTGTTGGTTGCGCAGGTTGGCGTGGCGGGCAGCGCGACAATTGGCAATGGGGTCATGATAGGCGGTGCTGCGGGGGTCAACGGTCACGTCACGATTGGTGATGGCGTTCAGCTGGCAGCGATGAGCGGCGCAGCAACGGATATCCCTGCGGGTGCGCGTTGGGGCGGCCAGCCTGCGCGTCCGATGCGTGGGTTTCTGCGCGATGCAGCGGATGCCAATGCCCGTGCATTCGGCAAGGAAAAGCGACAGAAAGGTGACGGGAAGAAATGA
- the fabZ gene encoding 3-hydroxyacyl-ACP dehydratase FabZ: protein MTQEAITSLASADIRDIMRLLPHRYPFLLVDRIVEIDSDNSAIGLKNVTASEPHFTGHFPGNPIMPGVLIIEGMAQTAGAICARAKGGGDNLVYFMTIDNAKFRKPVVPGDRLEYHVTKIKQRGNIWRFHCEAMVDGSKVAEADIGAMLAPSESETA from the coding sequence ATGACGCAAGAGGCGATCACATCACTCGCAAGCGCCGATATCCGGGACATCATGCGGTTGTTGCCGCATCGCTACCCATTTTTGCTGGTTGACCGGATTGTTGAGATTGATTCCGATAACTCAGCCATTGGCCTGAAAAACGTGACCGCCAGCGAACCTCATTTCACCGGCCACTTTCCGGGCAATCCAATCATGCCCGGTGTTCTGATCATCGAAGGTATGGCGCAGACGGCAGGCGCGATTTGCGCAAGGGCCAAAGGCGGAGGCGACAACCTGGTTTATTTCATGACCATTGATAACGCCAAGTTCCGTAAACCCGTCGTGCCTGGTGATCGGCTTGAATACCATGTCACAAAGATCAAGCAGCGTGGCAACATCTGGCGCTTCCATTGCGAGGCAATGGTTGATGGCTCCAAGGTGGCTGAAGCTGACATTGGAGCTATGCTGGCTCCCTCAGAAAGCGAGACGGCATGA
- the lpxA gene encoding acyl-ACP--UDP-N-acetylglucosamine O-acyltransferase — MTTTAATAIHPARVHPSSVVEDGAVLGHNVEIGPFCHIGSKVKLGDNVQVMSHVVIMGNTTIGERSVVFPNAVLGCAPQNVHYKGEDTELIIGAGCTIREGVTMHPGMPDFGGKTTVGDNSMFLAYSHVAHDCHVGSNVILSNNVMLAGHVSIGDRVIMGGGAAVHQFTRIGHHAFIGGLAAVSNDVIPYGMLNGNPGVLMGLNIIGMQRSGFDKASIHAVRRAYKTIFDTTTPIRENIARVREQSDLNSAVADIVSFIDAESERALSSPARGKRG; from the coding sequence ATGACGACTACTGCAGCGACAGCCATTCATCCGGCCCGCGTTCATCCTTCTTCTGTGGTCGAGGATGGGGCTGTGCTGGGTCACAATGTCGAGATTGGTCCCTTTTGCCACATCGGATCCAAGGTCAAGCTTGGTGACAATGTTCAGGTGATGAGCCATGTGGTTATCATGGGCAACACCACCATTGGTGAGCGGTCGGTTGTCTTCCCCAATGCTGTGTTGGGGTGCGCGCCGCAAAATGTGCACTACAAAGGTGAAGACACGGAGCTCATAATCGGTGCGGGCTGCACCATCCGTGAAGGCGTGACCATGCATCCGGGCATGCCAGATTTTGGTGGTAAAACCACCGTTGGCGACAATTCCATGTTCCTGGCGTATTCGCATGTCGCCCATGATTGCCATGTCGGCAGCAATGTCATTCTGTCCAACAATGTGATGCTGGCGGGCCATGTCAGCATCGGCGATCGCGTCATCATGGGGGGCGGTGCTGCGGTGCACCAGTTCACCCGTATCGGCCATCACGCCTTTATCGGCGGCCTGGCAGCGGTTAGCAATGATGTCATTCCCTATGGCATGCTCAACGGCAATCCCGGTGTTCTGATGGGTCTTAACATCATCGGCATGCAACGCTCGGGCTTTGACAAGGCCTCAATCCACGCCGTCCGCCGTGCCTACAAGACCATTTTTGACACGACCACGCCAATCCGTGAAAACATTGCTCGCGTTCGTGAGCAGTCCGATCTCAATTCAGCGGTCGCTGATATCGTCAGCTTTATTGACGCCGAGAGCGAACGGGCCCTGTCATCACCGGCCCGTGGCAAACGGGGCTGA
- a CDS encoding LpxI family protein, with translation MIAAARAPAIKGRLGILAGRGSFPQVVAASARALEHNPFVFTIDGEADQDWSGYDTASLNIGNLSAFMDIARRESIGTVVLAGGIARRPGLRDIRPTWAALKSAPSALKALLSGGDDKILRAAIHVLETHGMCVLAAQEIAPDLLGEAGPLGDHRPGKSDQANIAAATQAALALGHLDIGQGAVAVSGRVIALEGLEGTDGMLRRVAGLRANGRLRAGSRGVLVKLCKPGQEQRADLPAIGPDTVLNAHASGLAGVAIEAGRSLVLERDRVIAEANRLGLFVTGLELDQDGRQSGERRS, from the coding sequence GTGATTGCCGCTGCCCGCGCACCCGCAATCAAGGGGCGGCTGGGGATCCTGGCGGGCCGTGGTAGCTTTCCGCAGGTCGTTGCTGCCTCCGCGCGGGCGCTGGAGCACAATCCGTTTGTCTTTACCATTGACGGTGAGGCGGATCAGGATTGGTCGGGTTATGACACAGCTTCTCTGAATATCGGCAATCTTTCCGCATTTATGGACATCGCTCGCCGGGAGTCGATTGGCACCGTGGTGCTGGCTGGCGGCATCGCGCGCCGTCCAGGGTTGCGCGACATCAGACCAACCTGGGCAGCTTTGAAGTCTGCCCCGTCTGCGCTCAAAGCGCTGCTGTCGGGAGGGGACGACAAGATCCTGCGTGCCGCGATCCACGTGCTCGAAACCCACGGCATGTGTGTGCTGGCAGCTCAAGAGATTGCGCCGGATCTTCTTGGTGAAGCCGGTCCGCTGGGCGATCACCGGCCCGGCAAATCCGACCAGGCAAACATCGCCGCCGCCACCCAGGCCGCGCTTGCACTTGGCCATCTCGATATCGGGCAGGGTGCGGTGGCCGTGAGTGGCCGTGTGATTGCGCTTGAAGGGTTGGAGGGCACCGACGGCATGCTAAGGCGGGTCGCTGGCTTGCGCGCTAACGGCAGGCTCAGGGCAGGGAGCCGCGGTGTGCTGGTCAAGTTGTGCAAGCCGGGTCAGGAACAGCGCGCGGACCTGCCGGCGATCGGTCCCGATACGGTGCTCAATGCCCATGCTTCCGGGCTTGCAGGCGTCGCCATTGAAGCCGGGCGCTCACTGGTGCTTGAACGTGACCGGGTCATAGCGGAGGCGAACCGTCTGGGTCTGTTCGTAACCGGTCTCGAGCTCGATCAGGACGGCCGCCAATCAGGCGAGCGACGGTCATGA